One Chaetodon trifascialis isolate fChaTrf1 chromosome 13, fChaTrf1.hap1, whole genome shotgun sequence DNA segment encodes these proteins:
- the erlec1 gene encoding endoplasmic reticulum lectin 1 isoform X1: MMAGLLMVFLGGLLGVCSGVSANRGGYPSFTDEIPFKITWPGPEFTLPTSGALYKEDDFVIMTTTEKEKYKCLLPSLATGDEDDDKEYSGPSPAELLEPLFKRSSCSYRIESYWTYEVCHGKHIRQYHEEKETGQKISVQEYFLGNTAQKSQSTETDKVEETENVKSAADEEVPTKNIEGQLTPYFSLEMGNGTPCVLKQNQARSTAVLYVCHPEAKHEILSVAEVTTCEYEVVVLTPLLCSHPKYRFKSSPVNAIFCQALAGSPLRPQRLAQLDKEQEEQLKPPFSATTEIREEEATPVREEAFTSTHKPITVGGQTQVTVGTTHISRLTDDQLIKEFLSGSYCLHGGVGWWKYEFCYGKHVHQYHEEKEQGKNIVVVGSWNAKEHVDWAKKNVARSYQLKDDGVQKVKLVSHFYGHGDVCDLTGKPRQVIVKLKCKESESPHAVTVYMLEPQTCQYVLGVESPVICRILDTADEHGLLSISS; the protein is encoded by the exons ATGATGGCAGGGCTGCTGATGGTGTTTCTCGGAGGGCTGCTAGGGGTCTGCAGCGGCGTCTCGGCAAACAGAGGGGGATATCCCTCCTTCACAGACGAAATACCTTTCAAAATCACCTGGCCAGGCCCTGAATTCACGCTG CCAACTTCAGGTGCACTTTACAAAGAAGATGACTTTGTCATTatgacaacaacagaaaaggaGAAGTATAAATGTCTCCTGCCCTCCCTGGCGACTGGAGACGAG GATGATGATAAGGAGTACAGCGGGCCCAGTCCAGCTGAACTGCTGGAGCCACTATTCAAACGAAGCAGCTGCTCGTACAGG ATCGAGTCGTACTGGACGTATGAGGTATGCCACGGAAAGCATATAAGACAGTATCATGAAGAGAAGGAGACTGGACAG AAGATTAGTGTCCAGGAATACTTCCTCGGGAATACGGCACAAAAGAGCCAGTCGACAGAGACAG ataaaGTTGAAGAGACGGAAAACGTTAAatcagcagctgatgaagaa GTGCCCACTAAGAATATAGAAGGACAGCTGACTCCCTACTTCTCGCTGGAGATGGGGAATGGGACTCCATGTGTGCTGAAACAGAACCAGGCCCGCTCCACGGCTGTGCTCTACGTCTGTCATCCAGAGGCCAAGCACGAGATCCTGTCTGTCGCTGAGGTCACGACCTGTGAATATGAAGTGGTGGTGTTGACGCCGCTGCTTTGTTCCCACCCAAAGTACAG GTTCAAGTCCTCCCCGGTGAACGCCATCTTCTGCCAGGCTCTGGCAGGCTCCCCTTTGCGGCCTCAGCGGCTTGCCCAGTTAGACAAGGAACAAGAGGAGCAGCTTAAACCGCCTTTCAGCGCCACCACCGAGATCAGAGAG GAGGAGGCAACGCCAGTGAGAGAGGAGGCCTTCACCTCCACTCACAAACCCATAACTGTCGGAGGGCAGACGCAGGTCACTGTCGGCACCACTCACATCTCTCGGCTGACAGATGACCAACTGATCAAGGAGTTCCTCAGCGGCTCGTACTGTCTGCACGGG ggcgTAGGGTGGTGGAAATATGAGTTCTGTTATGGAAAGCACGTCCATCAGTACCATGAG GAGAAAGAGCAGGGAAAGAACATTGTGGTGGTCGGGAGCTGGAACGCCAAGGAGCACGTTGACTGGGCCAAGAAGAACGTCGCTCGATCCTACCAGCTCAAGGACGACGGAGTGCAGAAAGTCAA GTTGGTTTCTCACTTTTATGGCCACGGGGATGTGTGTGATCTGACAGGGAAGCCCAGACAGGTCATTGTCAAGCTCAA atgTAAAGAGTCTGAGTCCCCCCATGCTGTCACTGTCTACATGCTGGAGCCTCAAACTTGTCAGTACGTCCTTGGG gTTGAGTCTCCGGTCATATGCAGGATCCTTGACACCGCTGATGAACATGGACTTCTGTCAATCTCCAGCTAA
- the erlec1 gene encoding endoplasmic reticulum lectin 1 isoform X2, with protein sequence MMAGLLMVFLGGLLGVCSGVSANRGGYPSFTDEIPFKITWPGPEFTLPTSGALYKEDDFVIMTTTEKEKYKCLLPSLATGDEDDDKEYSGPSPAELLEPLFKRSSCSYRIESYWTYEVCHGKHIRQYHEEKETGQISVQEYFLGNTAQKSQSTETDKVEETENVKSAADEEVPTKNIEGQLTPYFSLEMGNGTPCVLKQNQARSTAVLYVCHPEAKHEILSVAEVTTCEYEVVVLTPLLCSHPKYRFKSSPVNAIFCQALAGSPLRPQRLAQLDKEQEEQLKPPFSATTEIREEEATPVREEAFTSTHKPITVGGQTQVTVGTTHISRLTDDQLIKEFLSGSYCLHGGVGWWKYEFCYGKHVHQYHEEKEQGKNIVVVGSWNAKEHVDWAKKNVARSYQLKDDGVQKVKLVSHFYGHGDVCDLTGKPRQVIVKLKCKESESPHAVTVYMLEPQTCQYVLGVESPVICRILDTADEHGLLSISS encoded by the exons ATGATGGCAGGGCTGCTGATGGTGTTTCTCGGAGGGCTGCTAGGGGTCTGCAGCGGCGTCTCGGCAAACAGAGGGGGATATCCCTCCTTCACAGACGAAATACCTTTCAAAATCACCTGGCCAGGCCCTGAATTCACGCTG CCAACTTCAGGTGCACTTTACAAAGAAGATGACTTTGTCATTatgacaacaacagaaaaggaGAAGTATAAATGTCTCCTGCCCTCCCTGGCGACTGGAGACGAG GATGATGATAAGGAGTACAGCGGGCCCAGTCCAGCTGAACTGCTGGAGCCACTATTCAAACGAAGCAGCTGCTCGTACAGG ATCGAGTCGTACTGGACGTATGAGGTATGCCACGGAAAGCATATAAGACAGTATCATGAAGAGAAGGAGACTGGACAG ATTAGTGTCCAGGAATACTTCCTCGGGAATACGGCACAAAAGAGCCAGTCGACAGAGACAG ataaaGTTGAAGAGACGGAAAACGTTAAatcagcagctgatgaagaa GTGCCCACTAAGAATATAGAAGGACAGCTGACTCCCTACTTCTCGCTGGAGATGGGGAATGGGACTCCATGTGTGCTGAAACAGAACCAGGCCCGCTCCACGGCTGTGCTCTACGTCTGTCATCCAGAGGCCAAGCACGAGATCCTGTCTGTCGCTGAGGTCACGACCTGTGAATATGAAGTGGTGGTGTTGACGCCGCTGCTTTGTTCCCACCCAAAGTACAG GTTCAAGTCCTCCCCGGTGAACGCCATCTTCTGCCAGGCTCTGGCAGGCTCCCCTTTGCGGCCTCAGCGGCTTGCCCAGTTAGACAAGGAACAAGAGGAGCAGCTTAAACCGCCTTTCAGCGCCACCACCGAGATCAGAGAG GAGGAGGCAACGCCAGTGAGAGAGGAGGCCTTCACCTCCACTCACAAACCCATAACTGTCGGAGGGCAGACGCAGGTCACTGTCGGCACCACTCACATCTCTCGGCTGACAGATGACCAACTGATCAAGGAGTTCCTCAGCGGCTCGTACTGTCTGCACGGG ggcgTAGGGTGGTGGAAATATGAGTTCTGTTATGGAAAGCACGTCCATCAGTACCATGAG GAGAAAGAGCAGGGAAAGAACATTGTGGTGGTCGGGAGCTGGAACGCCAAGGAGCACGTTGACTGGGCCAAGAAGAACGTCGCTCGATCCTACCAGCTCAAGGACGACGGAGTGCAGAAAGTCAA GTTGGTTTCTCACTTTTATGGCCACGGGGATGTGTGTGATCTGACAGGGAAGCCCAGACAGGTCATTGTCAAGCTCAA atgTAAAGAGTCTGAGTCCCCCCATGCTGTCACTGTCTACATGCTGGAGCCTCAAACTTGTCAGTACGTCCTTGGG gTTGAGTCTCCGGTCATATGCAGGATCCTTGACACCGCTGATGAACATGGACTTCTGTCAATCTCCAGCTAA
- the gpr75 gene encoding probable G-protein coupled receptor 75 — translation MNTTVTPSDLVDVPRQQSFNGSLGAQTPSGWAVIHTATLTFCSLLLIFIFCLGSYGNLVVFLSFFDPVFRKFRTNFDFMILNLSFCDLFICCVTAPMFALVLFLDAGGGDGVSKSFCFAFHLTSSGFIIMSLETVAVIALHRLRMVLGQQPNRTASFPCTLALTALLWTSSFTMAALLTMRAYPRRDGPCLPHFGLGGGQARVVLYVYLADFAFCVAVVSVSYLMIAQTLRKNAQVRKCPIITVDATCPPPPPPLIAAGFESMQCAVQGPSLYRNQTYNKLQNVQTHSYANKTSQPLVPGAAQGATCCQLVSTVNLATAKDSKAVVTCVVIVFSVLLCCLPMGVSLAQDVLSPKSSFAHYQFELCGFVLIFLKSGINPFVYSRNSAGLRRRVLCCIQWAALGFLCCKQKTRLHAMGKGSLEVNRNKSSHHETNSAYVLSPKPQRRLVDQACGPSHSRDCAGSPKATGVRKPRPPSTSTPINTRIEPYYSIYNSSPSAGPSSPTSLQPVSSQTFAFAKSYVAMHYHTHQDALQDFESTSVHQIPIPSV, via the coding sequence ATGAACACCACTGTTACACCATCAGACCTGGTGGATGTGCCGAGACAGCAGAGCTTCAATGGCAGCCTGGGCGCGCAGACCCCGTCAGGTTGGGCCGTGATCCACACTGCTACCTTGACCTtttgctccctcctcctcatcttcatcttctgccTGGGCTCTTATGGCAATCTTGTGGTGTTCCTGTCGTTTTTTGACCCGGTATTTCGCAAGTTCCGCACCAACTTTGACTTCATGATCCTCAACCTGTCCTTCTGTGACTTGTTCATTTGCTGCGTGACCGCTCCCATGTTCGCCCTGGTGCTCTTCCTGGATGCGGGTGGAGGGGACGGCGTGTCGAAGAGCTTCTGCTTCGCCTTCCACTTGACCAGCTCGGGCTTCATCATCATGTCCCTGGAGACGGTGGCTGTCATTGCTTTGCACAGACTGCGCATGGTTTTGGGGCAGCAGCCCAACCGCACCGCCTCCTTCCCCTGCACGCTGGCCCTCACTGCCCTGCTGTGGACATCCAGCTTCACCATGGCCGCCCTCCTCACCATGCGAGCGTACCCACGTAGAGATGGACCCTGTTTGCCTCACTTTGGCCTGGGGGGTGGACAGGCCAGGGTTGTGTTGTATGTCTACCTGGCAGACTTCGCCTTTTGTGTTGCTGTGGTGTCTGTGTCCTATCTGATGATTGCTCAGACACTGAGGAAGAACGCACAAGTGAGGAAATGCCCCATCATCACGGTAGATGCCACGTGCCCTCCACCCCCGCCACCTCTCATTGCAGCTGGCTTTGAGAGCATGCAGTGTGCTGTTCAAGGCCCCTCTCTGTACCGGAACCAGACTTACAACAAACTGCAGAATGTTCAGACCCACTCTTATGCCAACAAGACCAGCCAGCCTCTGGTTCCAGGGGCAGCCCAAGGAGCCACCTGCTGTCAGCTAGTGTCTACAGTCAACTTGGCCACAGCCAAAGACTCTAAGGCTGTTGTCACCTGCGTAGTTATAGtgttctctgtgctgctttgcTGCCTGCCGATGGGAGTTTCGCTGGCACAGGACGTTTTGTCACCCAAAAGTAGCTTTGCACATTACCAGTTTGAACTGTGCGGCTTTGTGCTCATTTTTCTCAAGTCCGGCATCAATCCCTTTGTGTACTCACGCAACAGCGCAGGCCTCCGCCGCCGtgtgctgtgctgcattcagtggGCGGCATTGGGCTTTCTCTGCTGCAAGCAAAAGACTCGCCTGCATGCGATGGGGAAGGGCAGCCTGGAAGTCAATCGCAATAAATCCTCCCATCATGAGACCAACTCGGCCTATGTACTGTCACCCAAGCCACAGAGGAGGCTGGTAGACCAGGCTTGCGGGCCCAGTCACTCAAGGGATTGTGCGGGTAGTCCAAAGGCCACAGGTGTGCGCAAACCTCGCCCCCCGAGTACCTCTACACCTATCAACACTCGCATTGAGCCCTACTACAGTATATACAATAGCAGTCCCTCTGCTGGGCCCAGCTCCCCCACCAGCCTGCAGCCCGTCAGCTCTCAGACATTTGCCTTTGCCAAGTCTTACGTAGCCATGCACTACCACACTCACCAAGACGCACTACAGGACTTTGAAAGCACCTCAGTGCACCAGATTCCCATTCCCTCAGTCTAA